One Streptomyces mobaraensis NBRC 13819 = DSM 40847 DNA segment encodes these proteins:
- a CDS encoding aldehyde dehydrogenase family protein translates to MAFDYAPAPESRAVVDIAPSYGLFIDGEFREASDGKVFKTVSPSTEEVLSEVAQATDADVDAAVKAARKAFEKWSALPGSERAKYLFRIARIIQERSRELAVLETLDNGKPIKETRDADLPLVAAHFFYYAGWADKLEHAGFGPDPRPLGVAGQVIPWNFPLLMLAWKIAPALAAGNTVVLKPAETTPLSALFFADICRQAGLPKGVVNILTGDGTTGAALVGHDGIDKVAFTGSTAVGKAIARTVAGTGKKLTLELGGKGANIVFDDAPVDQAVEGIVNGIFFNQGQVCCAGSRLLVQESIQDELMDALKRRMATLRVGDPLDKNTDVGAINSAEQLARITELADSGVAEGAERWAPACELPSSGYWFAPTVFTNVTQAHRIAREEIFGPVLSVLTFRTPAEAVAKANNSQYGLSAGIWTEKGSRMLAVASKLRAGVVWANTFNKFDPTSPFGGYKESGFGREGGRHGLEAYLDV, encoded by the coding sequence ATGGCTTTCGATTACGCACCGGCGCCCGAGTCGCGCGCCGTCGTCGACATCGCCCCCTCCTACGGCCTGTTCATCGACGGCGAGTTCCGCGAGGCGTCCGACGGCAAGGTCTTCAAGACCGTCTCCCCGTCGACCGAGGAGGTCCTCTCCGAGGTCGCCCAGGCCACCGACGCCGACGTGGACGCGGCCGTGAAGGCCGCCCGCAAGGCGTTCGAGAAGTGGTCCGCGCTGCCCGGCTCCGAGCGCGCCAAGTACCTCTTCCGCATCGCCCGCATCATCCAGGAGCGCTCCCGCGAACTGGCCGTCCTGGAGACGCTGGACAACGGCAAGCCGATCAAGGAGACCCGCGACGCGGACCTCCCGCTGGTCGCCGCGCACTTCTTCTACTACGCGGGCTGGGCCGACAAGCTGGAGCACGCGGGCTTCGGCCCGGACCCGAGGCCGCTGGGCGTCGCGGGCCAGGTCATCCCGTGGAACTTCCCGCTGCTGATGCTGGCGTGGAAGATCGCCCCGGCGCTGGCCGCGGGCAACACGGTCGTCCTCAAGCCGGCCGAGACCACGCCCCTGTCGGCCCTGTTCTTCGCGGACATCTGCCGCCAGGCCGGGCTGCCCAAGGGCGTCGTCAACATCCTGACCGGTGACGGCACGACGGGTGCCGCGCTGGTGGGCCACGACGGCATCGACAAGGTCGCCTTCACCGGCTCCACCGCCGTCGGCAAGGCCATCGCCCGGACCGTCGCCGGCACGGGCAAGAAGCTCACCCTCGAACTGGGCGGCAAGGGCGCCAACATCGTCTTCGACGACGCCCCGGTCGACCAGGCCGTCGAGGGCATCGTCAACGGCATCTTCTTCAACCAGGGGCAGGTCTGCTGCGCCGGTTCGCGCCTGCTGGTGCAGGAGTCGATCCAGGACGAGCTGATGGACGCCCTGAAGCGCCGGATGGCGACGCTGCGCGTCGGCGACCCGCTGGACAAGAACACCGACGTCGGCGCGATCAACTCCGCCGAGCAGCTCGCCCGGATCACCGAGCTGGCCGACAGCGGTGTCGCGGAGGGCGCCGAGCGCTGGGCCCCGGCCTGCGAACTGCCCTCGTCCGGCTACTGGTTCGCGCCGACGGTGTTCACCAACGTCACCCAGGCCCACCGGATCGCCCGCGAGGAGATCTTCGGCCCGGTGCTGTCCGTGCTGACCTTCCGCACCCCGGCGGAGGCCGTCGCCAAGGCCAACAACTCCCAGTACGGGCTGTCGGCCGGCATCTGGACGGAGAAGGGATCGCGCATGCTCGCCGTCGCGAGCAAGCTGCGGGCCGGCGTCGTCTGGGCCAACACGTTCAACAAGTTCGATCCGACTTCGCCCTTCGGCGGGTACAAGGAGTCGGGCTTCGGTCGCGAGGGTGGCCGACACGGTCTGGAGGCGTACCTCGATGTCTGA